The proteins below come from a single Streptomyces sp. MRC013 genomic window:
- a CDS encoding energy-coupling factor ABC transporter permease, protein MHVPDGFINAPVSAAAGLVAVGAVAAGLRGARRELGEERTAPLAGLVAAFVFAVQMLNFPVAAGTSGHLLGGALAAILVGPWTGLLCIAVVLLMQGLLFADGGLTALGVNVTVMGGVTVLTAYGLFRPLVKALPRTRRSVTAATFAAAFVSVPASAAAFTLIHAVGGTTDVPVGRVLAAMLGVHALIGVGEALITAATVGAVLAVRPDLVYGARGLSAPLKLRVGGEPVDAAPAPRPAPAAAGTRRVWAAGLAASVLLAGFVSFYASASPDGLEKVAADHGIDREVREHAAADSPLADYGVRDLDDARLSGGLAGTIGVGATLALGTGVFWAARQRRAPAATRAAHPAETA, encoded by the coding sequence GCCGCGAACTGGGGGAGGAGCGGACCGCGCCGCTGGCGGGCCTCGTCGCCGCGTTCGTCTTCGCCGTCCAGATGCTGAACTTCCCGGTGGCCGCCGGCACCAGCGGCCATCTCCTGGGCGGCGCGCTCGCCGCGATACTCGTCGGCCCGTGGACCGGCCTGCTGTGCATCGCGGTCGTCCTGCTGATGCAGGGCCTGCTCTTCGCGGACGGCGGGCTCACCGCGCTCGGCGTCAACGTCACGGTCATGGGCGGCGTCACGGTCCTCACCGCCTACGGCCTGTTCCGCCCCCTGGTGAAGGCGCTGCCGCGCACCCGCCGCTCGGTGACGGCCGCCACGTTCGCGGCGGCGTTCGTCTCCGTACCGGCGTCGGCGGCGGCGTTCACGCTGATCCACGCGGTCGGCGGCACCACCGACGTGCCCGTCGGGCGGGTCCTCGCCGCCATGCTCGGCGTGCACGCGCTGATCGGCGTCGGCGAGGCCCTCATCACGGCGGCGACGGTCGGCGCGGTCCTCGCCGTCCGCCCCGACCTCGTGTACGGCGCGCGCGGCCTGTCCGCGCCGCTGAAGCTCCGGGTCGGCGGCGAACCGGTCGACGCCGCGCCCGCCCCGCGCCCCGCCCCGGCCGCCGCCGGCACGCGCCGGGTGTGGGCCGCGGGCCTCGCCGCGTCGGTCCTCCTGGCCGGGTTCGTCTCCTTCTACGCCTCCGCGAGCCCCGACGGCCTGGAGAAGGTCGCCGCCGACCACGGCATCGACCGGGAGGTCCGGGAGCACGCCGCGGCGGACTCCCCGCTCGCCGACTACGGCGTGAGGGACCTCGACGACGCCCGCCTGTCCGGGGGGCTGGCGGGCACCATCGGCGTCGGCGCGACGCTCGCCCTCGGCACGGGCGTGTTCTGGGCGGCACGCCAGCGCCGCGCGCCCGCCGCGACCCGGGCCGCCCACCCGGCGGAAACCGCCTGA
- a CDS encoding ABC transporter ATP-binding protein: MTTPPPRPPAPSLSFVPSLEVRGLAYAYPDGHQALFGVDLTVERGERVALLGPNGAGKTTLVLHLNGILAAGAGTVSVAGLPVGPANLAEIRRRVGIVFQDPDDQLFMPTVREDVAFGPAAAGVRGAELDAVVARALERVGMAGYADRPPHHLSFGQRRRVAVATVLAMEPEILVLDEPSSNLDPASRRELADVLRSLDVTVLMVTHDLPYALELCPRSVVLSEGVIAADAPTGELLADGELMRRHRLELPFGFDPAVGPPRGPGPR; the protein is encoded by the coding sequence ATGACGACACCGCCGCCCCGGCCCCCCGCCCCGTCCCTGTCCTTCGTGCCGTCGCTGGAGGTGCGGGGCCTGGCCTACGCCTACCCGGACGGGCACCAGGCGCTGTTCGGCGTCGACCTGACCGTGGAGCGCGGCGAGCGCGTCGCGCTGCTCGGGCCGAACGGCGCCGGCAAGACGACCCTCGTCCTCCACCTGAACGGCATCCTCGCCGCCGGGGCGGGCACGGTCTCGGTGGCGGGCCTGCCCGTCGGGCCGGCGAACCTGGCGGAGATCCGCCGCCGGGTCGGCATCGTCTTCCAGGACCCCGACGACCAGCTGTTCATGCCGACCGTCCGGGAGGACGTGGCGTTCGGCCCGGCGGCGGCCGGCGTGCGCGGCGCCGAACTGGACGCCGTGGTGGCGCGGGCCCTGGAGCGGGTGGGCATGGCCGGGTACGCGGACCGGCCCCCGCACCACCTGTCGTTCGGGCAGCGGCGCCGGGTCGCGGTCGCCACGGTCCTCGCGATGGAACCGGAGATCCTCGTCCTGGACGAGCCGTCGTCCAACCTGGACCCGGCCTCCCGCCGCGAACTGGCCGACGTCCTGCGGTCGCTGGACGTCACGGTCCTCATGGTCACCCACGACCTGCCGTACGCGCTGGAGCTGTGCCCCCGGTCGGTGGTCCTCAGCGAGGGCGTCATCGCGGCGGACGCCCCGACCGGCGAGCTGCTCGCGGACGGGGAGCTGATGCGCCGGCACCGCCTGGAGCTGCCGTTCGGCTTCGACCCGGCCGTGGGGCCGCCCCGGGGCCCGGGCCCGCGCTGA
- a CDS encoding serine hydrolase domain-containing protein, which yields MDVQGTVDPGFEPVKDAFTRNFEQRGERGAAVAVYRDGRKVVDLWAGTRDVDGTAPWAVDTAQVVRSATKGVAAAVPLLLHQRGQIDLDAPVGTYWPEFKEAGKERTRVRHLLAHRAGVPVLDAPLRPEDALDAGGRFERAAAAVAAQAPAWEPGTGHGYHAHTYSWLLAALVRRVTGRPIGRWIAEEVARPLGLDLWLGLPEEEAHRVGRIGRLDEPPASVSGGLVLRPKRSVAEAYRDPGSLTRRAFSVIDPAPDENAPEYRAAGLPGSGGIATARALARFYAALLGPVDGHRLFAPATLAMARTEESAGPDRVLVVPTRFGLGYMLHGPACPLLGPGSFGHPGRGGSLAFADPETGIALGYVTNGMRGNVTADPRAQALVRAVAGAVG from the coding sequence GTGGACGTCCAGGGCACCGTGGACCCCGGCTTCGAGCCGGTGAAGGACGCGTTCACGCGCAACTTCGAGCAGCGCGGGGAGCGCGGCGCGGCGGTCGCCGTGTACCGGGACGGCCGCAAGGTCGTCGACCTGTGGGCCGGCACGCGCGACGTGGACGGCACGGCCCCGTGGGCCGTGGACACCGCGCAGGTGGTGCGGTCCGCGACGAAGGGCGTCGCCGCGGCGGTACCGCTGCTGCTGCACCAGCGCGGCCAGATCGACCTGGACGCGCCGGTCGGCACGTACTGGCCGGAGTTCAAGGAGGCGGGCAAGGAGCGGACGCGCGTACGGCACCTGCTCGCGCACCGCGCGGGCGTCCCCGTGCTGGACGCGCCCCTGCGGCCGGAGGACGCGCTGGACGCGGGGGGCCGCTTCGAACGGGCGGCGGCGGCGGTCGCCGCCCAGGCCCCCGCGTGGGAGCCCGGCACCGGGCACGGCTACCACGCGCACACCTACAGCTGGCTGCTGGCCGCCCTGGTGCGGCGCGTCACGGGGCGGCCCATCGGGCGGTGGATCGCGGAGGAGGTGGCCCGCCCCCTCGGCCTCGACCTGTGGCTGGGCCTGCCCGAGGAGGAGGCGCACCGGGTGGGCCGCATCGGCCGCCTCGACGAGCCGCCCGCCTCGGTCTCCGGCGGGCTGGTGCTGCGCCCGAAGCGGTCGGTGGCGGAGGCGTACCGGGACCCCGGGTCGCTGACGCGGCGGGCGTTCTCGGTGATCGACCCGGCGCCGGACGAGAACGCGCCCGAGTACCGCGCGGCGGGCCTGCCCGGCTCGGGCGGCATCGCCACGGCCCGCGCCCTGGCCCGCTTCTACGCGGCGCTGCTCGGCCCGGTGGACGGCCACCGCCTGTTCGCCCCGGCGACCCTGGCGATGGCCCGCACCGAGGAGTCGGCGGGCCCCGACCGCGTCCTGGTGGTCCCCACCCGCTTCGGCCTGGGCTACATGCTGCACGGCCCGGCCTGCCCGCTCCTGGGTCCCGGCTCCTTCGGCCACCCGGGCCGCGGCGGCTCCCTGGCCTTCGCGGACCCGGAGACGGGCATCGCCCTGGGCTACGTCACCAACGGCATGCGCGGGAACGTGACGGCGGACCCGCGGGCGCAGGCCCTGGTGCGGGCGGTGGCCGGGGCGGTCGGCTGA
- a CDS encoding DUF4180 domain-containing protein, whose amino-acid sequence MTTAPAALQTIHGVPVWTCPAEGAPVAGERDALDLIGDAGYWGARWVVVPVARFDEAFFRLRTRVAGDIVQKFANYRMGLVVLGDVSGRTAESPALRDFVRECNRGTQAWFLPDLRDLADRLEP is encoded by the coding sequence ATGACCACTGCGCCCGCCGCCCTGCAGACGATCCACGGCGTCCCCGTCTGGACGTGCCCCGCCGAGGGCGCGCCGGTCGCGGGTGAACGGGACGCCCTGGACCTGATCGGCGACGCCGGTTACTGGGGCGCCCGGTGGGTCGTCGTCCCGGTCGCGCGGTTCGACGAGGCGTTCTTCCGGCTGCGCACGCGGGTGGCGGGCGACATCGTCCAGAAGTTCGCGAACTACCGCATGGGGCTCGTCGTGCTCGGGGACGTCTCCGGGCGTACGGCGGAGAGTCCGGCGCTGCGGGACTTCGTCCGCGAGTGCAACCGGGGCACCCAGGCGTGGTTCCTCCCGGACCTGCGGGACCTGGCCGACCGCCTGGAGCCCTGA
- a CDS encoding penicillin-binding transpeptidase domain-containing protein has product MRSGVRTAVVGGVFAVVAGGVGYGAYNLWDGLTGGRTTAASADGASRRTGPVTAEEVEATAKGFLAAWAKGDAAGAARFTDDPVAAQSALAGYLTETHIGGMRAAAGAPEGTAVPFTVSAVVSYGGARVPWTYTSRLGVVRGLSTGQPRVDWSPAVMHPELKDGRALRVTSSGAPAVRALDRNGAELTAERYPSLRPVLDELRQRYGAEAGGTSGVELVVSGEGDAADRTLLTLREGEPGEVRTTLDAGVQAAAEKAVKRYPESSVVAIKPSTGEVRAVANNRKDGWNAAFLGRQAPGSTMKIVTAALLLEKGLVAADRAAQCPAEAMYQGTAFRNLDGFSIDGGTFRESFARSCNTAFVKLIDDVGDDAALGKEARDVFGIGLEWRTGVPSSDGSVPAETGGVAAAQYIGQGTVQMNALNIASVTATAKSGVFRQPVVVPASLDGREIARTPRGLDPSAARQLRDMMRATARGHGTGAKAMAGVSGDKGAKTGSAEVDDQGRPNSWFAGFADDLAAAAVVQAAGHGGDAAGPLVASVLNAR; this is encoded by the coding sequence ATGCGCAGCGGAGTGAGAACGGCGGTCGTCGGCGGGGTGTTCGCCGTCGTCGCCGGAGGCGTCGGGTACGGGGCGTACAACCTGTGGGACGGGTTGACCGGTGGCAGGACCACCGCCGCGTCGGCCGACGGCGCGTCCCGGCGCACCGGGCCCGTCACGGCCGAGGAGGTCGAGGCGACGGCGAAGGGCTTCCTCGCCGCGTGGGCGAAGGGCGACGCGGCCGGGGCGGCCCGGTTCACCGACGACCCGGTCGCGGCGCAGTCCGCGCTGGCCGGGTACCTGACGGAGACCCACATCGGGGGTATGAGGGCCGCGGCCGGGGCGCCCGAGGGGACGGCGGTGCCGTTCACGGTGAGCGCCGTCGTCTCGTACGGGGGCGCACGGGTCCCGTGGACGTACACGTCGCGCCTCGGCGTCGTGCGGGGGCTCTCCACCGGGCAGCCGCGCGTCGACTGGTCGCCGGCCGTCATGCACCCGGAGCTGAAGGACGGCCGGGCACTGCGGGTGACCTCCTCCGGCGCCCCCGCCGTCCGGGCACTCGACCGCAACGGGGCGGAGCTGACGGCGGAGCGGTACCCGTCGCTCCGGCCGGTCCTGGACGAGCTGCGCCAGCGGTACGGCGCCGAGGCGGGCGGCACCTCGGGCGTGGAGCTCGTCGTCTCCGGCGAGGGCGACGCGGCGGACCGGACCCTGCTGACGCTGCGCGAGGGCGAGCCGGGCGAGGTCCGCACGACGCTGGACGCCGGGGTGCAGGCCGCCGCCGAGAAGGCGGTGAAGCGGTACCCCGAGTCCTCGGTGGTCGCGATCAAGCCGAGCACGGGCGAGGTGCGGGCGGTCGCCAACAACCGGAAGGACGGCTGGAACGCGGCGTTCCTCGGCAGGCAGGCGCCCGGCTCCACGATGAAGATCGTCACGGCGGCGCTGCTGCTGGAGAAGGGCCTCGTGGCCGCGGACCGGGCCGCGCAGTGCCCCGCCGAGGCGATGTACCAGGGCACCGCGTTCCGCAACCTCGACGGCTTCTCCATCGACGGCGGGACCTTCCGGGAGAGCTTCGCCCGCTCCTGCAACACCGCCTTCGTCAAGCTCATCGACGACGTGGGCGACGACGCCGCCCTCGGGAAGGAGGCGCGGGACGTCTTCGGCATCGGGCTGGAGTGGCGGACGGGCGTGCCCTCCTCGGACGGTTCGGTGCCGGCCGAGACGGGCGGGGTGGCCGCCGCCCAGTACATCGGCCAGGGCACCGTCCAGATGAACGCCCTGAACATCGCCTCCGTCACGGCGACCGCGAAGAGCGGCGTCTTCAGGCAGCCGGTCGTCGTCCCGGCCTCCCTCGACGGCCGGGAGATCGCCCGGACGCCCCGCGGTCTGGACCCCTCGGCCGCCCGCCAGTTGCGCGACATGATGCGCGCGACCGCCCGCGGCCACGGCACGGGCGCGAAGGCGATGGCCGGGGTGAGCGGCGACAAGGGCGCGAAGACCGGCTCCGCGGAGGTGGACGACCAGGGGCGGCCGAACAGCTGGTTCGCCGGGTTCGCCGACGACCTGGCCGCCGCGGCCGTCGTCCAGGCGGCCGGCCACGGCGGCGACGCGGCGGGCCCGCTGGTGGCGTCCGTGCTGAACGCCCGCTGA
- a CDS encoding phospholipid carrier-dependent glycosyltransferase has product MTSTAPQALHGQDGPGGPTASLGRREPPPWERRLRRFGYVPRTVPGLRERLVPPYAGAPLRPRGGFGLPPRVARALVRLAPWGGPLLVALVAGVLRFWNLGSPHAVIFDETYYAKDAWALIHNGYEGSWPKDVDKAVLKDPGAVPIPVEPGYVVHPPVGKWVIGFGEWLFGFEPFGWRFMVAVCGTLSVLVLCRIGRRLFRSTFLGCLAGGLLAVDGLHFVMSRAALLDQVLMFFVLAAFGCLLVDRDRSRRRLAAALPVDADGVLRPDARIAETLRLGWRPWRLAAGVTLGLAAATKWNGLYVMAAFGLLTVAWDVGARRTAGAHRPYAAVLRRDVLPAFVSTVPVALAAYVASWTGWILSDRGYFRTWASTGGGRDSSWSWLFPDWWRSLWHYESEVYTFHVNLTSGHTYESNPWSWIVLGRPVSYFYESPAPGRDGCPADAAEKCAREVLAIGTPLLWWAACFALLYVVWRWFFRRDWRAGAIACAVAAGWAPWFLYQERTIFLFYAVVFVPFLCLAVAMMIGAMLGPAAPPPGPDGAPDPDGRADRRRAVGAIGAGVLVLLIVWNFIYFWPLYTGQTIPMDQWRARMWLDTWV; this is encoded by the coding sequence GTGACCAGTACTGCGCCTCAGGCCCTGCACGGACAGGACGGCCCGGGCGGGCCCACCGCCTCCCTCGGGCGCCGTGAGCCGCCTCCCTGGGAGCGGCGCCTGCGCCGGTTCGGGTACGTCCCGCGCACGGTGCCGGGCCTGCGGGAGCGGCTGGTGCCGCCGTACGCCGGTGCGCCTCTCCGCCCGCGGGGCGGGTTCGGGCTGCCGCCCCGGGTGGCGCGGGCGCTGGTGCGCCTGGCGCCGTGGGGCGGGCCGCTGCTCGTCGCGCTGGTCGCGGGGGTGCTGCGGTTCTGGAACCTGGGGTCGCCGCACGCGGTCATATTCGACGAGACGTACTACGCCAAGGACGCCTGGGCGCTGATCCACAACGGCTACGAGGGCTCGTGGCCCAAGGACGTCGACAAGGCCGTCCTGAAGGACCCCGGCGCGGTCCCGATCCCGGTGGAGCCGGGCTACGTGGTGCACCCGCCGGTCGGCAAGTGGGTCATCGGGTTCGGCGAGTGGCTGTTCGGGTTCGAGCCGTTCGGCTGGCGCTTCATGGTGGCCGTGTGCGGCACCCTGTCGGTGCTGGTGCTGTGCCGGATCGGGCGGCGGCTGTTCCGGTCGACGTTCCTCGGTTGCCTGGCGGGCGGCCTGCTCGCCGTGGACGGGCTGCACTTCGTGATGAGCCGTGCGGCCCTCCTCGACCAGGTGCTGATGTTCTTCGTGCTGGCGGCGTTCGGCTGCCTGCTGGTGGACCGGGACCGGTCGCGGCGGCGGCTCGCGGCGGCCCTGCCGGTCGACGCGGACGGGGTGCTGCGGCCGGACGCCCGGATCGCGGAGACCCTGCGGCTCGGCTGGCGGCCGTGGCGGCTGGCGGCCGGGGTGACGCTGGGCCTGGCGGCGGCGACCAAGTGGAACGGCCTGTACGTCATGGCCGCGTTCGGGCTGCTGACGGTGGCGTGGGACGTGGGCGCCCGGCGCACGGCCGGCGCCCACCGGCCGTACGCGGCGGTGCTGCGGCGGGACGTGCTGCCGGCGTTCGTCTCGACGGTGCCGGTGGCGCTGGCCGCGTACGTCGCCTCCTGGACCGGGTGGATCCTGTCGGACAGGGGTTACTTCCGGACCTGGGCGTCGACCGGCGGGGGCCGGGACAGCTCCTGGTCGTGGCTGTTCCCCGACTGGTGGCGCAGCCTGTGGCACTACGAGTCGGAGGTGTACACCTTCCACGTCAACCTCACGTCGGGCCACACCTACGAGTCGAACCCGTGGAGCTGGATCGTCCTGGGCCGCCCCGTGTCGTACTTCTACGAGTCGCCCGCGCCGGGCCGGGACGGCTGCCCGGCGGACGCGGCGGAGAAGTGCGCGCGCGAGGTCCTCGCGATCGGCACGCCGCTGCTGTGGTGGGCGGCCTGCTTCGCCCTGCTGTACGTGGTGTGGCGCTGGTTCTTCCGCCGCGACTGGCGCGCCGGGGCGATCGCCTGCGCGGTCGCGGCCGGGTGGGCGCCGTGGTTCCTCTACCAGGAGCGGACCATCTTCCTCTTCTACGCGGTGGTGTTCGTCCCGTTCCTGTGCCTGGCGGTCGCCATGATGATCGGCGCGATGCTCGGCCCGGCCGCGCCCCCGCCGGGTCCGGACGGCGCCCCCGACCCCGACGGCCGCGCGGACCGCCGCCGCGCGGTCGGCGCCATCGGCGCGGGCGTCCTGGTCCTGCTGATCGTGTGGAACTTCATCTACTTCTGGCCCCTCTACACCGGCCAGACGATCCCCATGGACCAGTGGCGGGCCCGGATGTGGCTGGACACGTGGGTGTGA
- a CDS encoding TatD family hydrolase: MSSKDAPPPLPEPLPVAVADSHTHLDMQGPTVEEALVKAGLVGVETVVQVGCDLEGSRWAAETAARYANVHAAVALHPNEAPRIVLGDPEGASSRQGPREAGGDAALDDALAEIDRLAALDQVKAVGETGLDFFRTGPEGKEAQERSFRAHVEIAKRHGKALVIHDREAHEDVLRVLAEEGAPERTVFHCYSGDADMARVCAERGYYMSFAGNVTFKNAQPLRDALAVAPLELVLVETDAPFLTPAPYRGRPNAPYLVPVTVRAMAAVRGIGEEAMAAAIAENTARAFAY; encoded by the coding sequence ATGAGTTCCAAGGACGCCCCGCCGCCGCTGCCCGAGCCCCTGCCCGTCGCCGTGGCCGACTCCCACACCCACCTCGACATGCAGGGCCCGACCGTCGAGGAGGCACTGGTCAAGGCCGGGCTGGTCGGCGTCGAGACCGTGGTCCAGGTGGGCTGCGACCTGGAGGGCTCGCGGTGGGCGGCGGAGACGGCCGCCCGGTACGCGAACGTCCACGCCGCCGTCGCCCTCCACCCCAACGAGGCGCCGCGCATCGTGCTGGGCGACCCGGAGGGAGCCTCCTCGCGGCAGGGCCCGCGCGAGGCCGGCGGGGACGCCGCGCTCGACGACGCGCTGGCGGAGATCGACCGGCTCGCCGCCCTCGACCAGGTGAAGGCCGTGGGCGAGACGGGGCTGGACTTCTTCCGCACGGGGCCCGAGGGCAAGGAGGCGCAGGAGCGCTCGTTCCGCGCCCACGTCGAGATCGCCAAGCGGCACGGCAAGGCCCTGGTCATCCACGACCGCGAGGCCCACGAGGACGTGCTGCGCGTCCTCGCCGAGGAGGGCGCCCCGGAGCGGACCGTCTTCCACTGCTATTCGGGCGACGCCGACATGGCGCGGGTCTGCGCCGAACGCGGCTACTACATGTCGTTCGCCGGGAACGTCACCTTCAAGAACGCCCAGCCGCTGCGCGACGCCCTGGCGGTGGCTCCGCTGGAACTGGTGCTGGTCGAGACGGACGCGCCGTTCCTGACGCCCGCGCCGTACCGCGGCCGGCCGAACGCCCCGTACCTCGTCCCGGTCACCGTCCGCGCCATGGCGGCCGTGCGGGGGATCGGGGAGGAGGCGATGGCTGCGGCGATCGCGGAGAACACCGCTCGCGCGTTCGCCTACTGA